One genomic segment of Pseudonocardia sp. T1-2H includes these proteins:
- a CDS encoding bifunctional MFS transporter/dTMP kinase, producing the protein MSAIVSDAAPSTPSIAAPTSHRVRSVLAIPAFRRLWAVTAVSATGDWLSLLALTSLATQLTNGYSAQSFALGGVVATKLLPALLGGAFAGALADRFDRRRVMVTCDILRFGLFVSIPIVGSLWWLFAATFLIEVCAMFWIPAKDAAVPNLLRRPDQVETANQLALVMTYGVAVLLASGLFTIISSSGSLFAGSSPITTVYVALMLNGCAYLLTAATVWFFIKEISGRTGPRAQGDKPPGLLALLKDGFTFVVSTPLVRGLVIGIIGAFTAGGAVIATAKLYSASLGGGDASYSLLFTAVFIGLAIGMGAAPRLARRLPHNRLFGTAIVAAGFALCLVALAPHLVVALLTVALVGAFAGIAFLTGLTIIGSQVADEVRGRVVAFVQSLVRLVLLGAMSVVPLLVGVVASRTVDLFGREFQIDGTRLVLFGGGLVAAVVGSFAYRQMDDRRLEPLLPDLLAALRRGDRRHSGVLIAVEGATPAETADQTNRLAESLRAQGHTVVVPSDGESESARWVTAMRDVEFSGARAQALAAAALRADLVERVVRPALADGAVVVMDRFVASPLVQFGVVADRMNAELGAGELESLAVWATGRLRPDVSVLLDRAPATGEDPAPKTPPGVAGEEHVRVQRLLTRMAAAEPHRYVVVDADGEPAEVAARVAAGLAPVLKPAAGRAPDDALVGPPEERIEAAGEPEVRP; encoded by the coding sequence ATGAGCGCGATCGTTTCCGACGCCGCTCCAAGCACGCCGTCGATCGCCGCGCCCACGTCGCACCGGGTTCGCAGCGTCCTGGCGATCCCCGCGTTCCGCCGGTTGTGGGCCGTCACCGCGGTGTCCGCCACGGGGGACTGGCTGAGCCTGCTCGCGCTGACCTCGCTCGCCACCCAGCTCACGAACGGGTACTCGGCGCAGAGCTTCGCCCTGGGCGGCGTCGTCGCGACCAAGCTCCTGCCCGCCCTGCTGGGCGGCGCGTTCGCCGGGGCCCTCGCGGACCGGTTCGACCGGCGACGCGTCATGGTCACCTGCGACATCCTGCGCTTCGGCCTGTTCGTGTCCATCCCGATCGTCGGGTCGCTGTGGTGGCTCTTCGCCGCGACGTTCCTCATCGAGGTCTGCGCGATGTTCTGGATCCCGGCCAAGGACGCGGCGGTCCCGAACCTGCTGCGCCGCCCGGACCAGGTGGAGACGGCCAACCAGCTCGCCCTGGTGATGACCTACGGCGTCGCCGTGCTCCTCGCCTCCGGGCTGTTCACGATCATCTCGAGCTCCGGCTCGCTGTTCGCGGGCAGCTCGCCGATCACCACGGTCTACGTGGCGCTGATGCTCAACGGCTGCGCGTACCTGCTCACCGCGGCCACGGTCTGGTTCTTCATCAAGGAGATCTCCGGCCGGACGGGCCCGCGGGCGCAGGGGGACAAGCCGCCGGGTCTGCTCGCCCTGCTCAAGGACGGCTTCACCTTCGTCGTCAGCACGCCGCTGGTGCGCGGTCTCGTCATCGGCATCATCGGGGCGTTCACGGCGGGCGGCGCGGTCATCGCGACGGCCAAGCTCTACTCCGCGAGCCTCGGCGGCGGGGACGCGTCCTACAGCCTGCTGTTCACCGCCGTGTTCATCGGCCTCGCGATCGGCATGGGCGCCGCGCCGCGGCTGGCGCGCAGGCTCCCGCACAACCGCCTCTTCGGCACCGCGATCGTCGCCGCCGGCTTCGCGCTCTGCCTCGTCGCGCTCGCGCCGCACCTGGTGGTCGCGCTCCTCACCGTCGCGCTCGTCGGCGCGTTCGCCGGGATCGCGTTCCTGACCGGGCTGACGATCATCGGTTCCCAGGTGGCGGACGAGGTGCGCGGCCGGGTGGTCGCGTTCGTCCAGTCCCTGGTCCGGCTGGTCCTGCTCGGGGCGATGTCGGTGGTCCCGCTGCTGGTCGGCGTGGTCGCCTCGCGCACCGTGGACCTCTTCGGGCGTGAGTTCCAGATCGACGGCACGCGGCTGGTCCTGTTCGGGGGTGGTCTCGTGGCCGCGGTCGTCGGCAGCTTCGCGTACCGGCAGATGGACGACCGGCGGCTCGAGCCGCTGCTCCCGGATCTGCTCGCGGCCCTGCGCCGCGGGGACCGCCGGCACTCCGGCGTGTTGATCGCGGTCGAGGGCGCCACCCCGGCCGAGACCGCGGACCAGACGAACCGCCTCGCCGAGTCGCTCCGCGCCCAGGGGCACACCGTCGTCGTCCCGAGTGACGGCGAGTCGGAGAGCGCCCGCTGGGTCACCGCGATGCGGGACGTCGAGTTCTCCGGTGCGCGTGCCCAGGCCCTCGCCGCCGCCGCGCTCCGCGCGGACCTGGTGGAACGCGTGGTGCGCCCGGCCCTGGCGGACGGCGCGGTCGTGGTCATGGACCGGTTCGTCGCGAGCCCGCTCGTGCAGTTCGGCGTGGTCGCGGACCGGATGAACGCCGAGCTCGGTGCCGGCGAGCTGGAGAGCCTTGCCGTCTGGGCCACCGGCCGGCTCCGCCCGGACGTGTCGGTCCTGCTGGACCGCGCCCCCGCCACGGGCGAGGACCCGGCGCCCAAGACCCCGCCCGGGGTCGCCGGCGAGGAGCACGTCCGCGTGCAGCGGCTGCTGACCCGCATGGCGGCGGCCGAGCCGCACCGCTACGTCGTGGTCGATGCCGACGGCGAGCCCGCCGAGGTCGCCGCGCGGGTCGCCGCGGGGCTCGCGCCGGTGCTGAAGCCCGCCGCCGGGCGCGCGCCGGACGACGCGCTGGTCGGCCCGCCCGAGGAGCGCATCGAGGCCGCCGGGGAGCCGGAGGTCAGGCCGTGA